One part of the Eucalyptus grandis isolate ANBG69807.140 chromosome 10, ASM1654582v1, whole genome shotgun sequence genome encodes these proteins:
- the LOC104422687 gene encoding phosducin-like protein 3 — protein MADYHFVYKDLEGASTQWDDIQRKLGNLPEKPPPFKPPPFAPSPDPDSLPKDKSWVDGKTPEELEDLEDDPDLDDDRFLEEYRKKRLAEMREAAKVIRYGSVIPISGSDFVREVSQAPPEVWVVVILYKDGIAECGVLMNCLQELAVKYPATKFVKIISTDCIPNYPDRNVPTILVYNNGAVKANYVGLHSFGRRCTPEGVALVLCQSDPVLNDGQSKGDASRQAVIDGVRKKFIEKVVAEHEDDDDGSSSD, from the exons ATGGCGGATTACCACTTCGTGTACAAGGACCTGGAGGGAGCGTCGACGCAGTGGGACGACATCCAGCGGAAGCTCGGCAACCTGCCGGAGAAGCCGCCGCCGTTCAAGCCGCCGCCGTTCGCCCCGTCGCCCGATCCGGATTCGCTGCCCAAGGACAAGTCCTGGGTCGATGGGAAGACCCCGGAGGAGCTCGAGGACCTCGAGGACGACCCGGACCTCGACGACGACCGCTTCCTCGAAGAGTACAG AAAGAAGAGGCTGGCCGAGATGAGGGAAGCAGCTAAGGTCATAAGGTACGGATCGGTGATTCCCATCTCGGGATCGGATTTCGTGCGAGAGGTTTCGCAAGCTCCTCCTGAAGTTTGGGTCGTCGTCATTCTCTACAAAGACGG AATTGCAGAGTGTGGGGTGCTCATGAATTGTCTGCAAGAATTGGCGGTGAAATATCCTGCAACGAAGTTTGTTAAGATTATATCTACTGATTGCATCCCAAACTACCCTGATCGGAATGTACCCACAATACTGGTATACAACAATGGTGCAGTGAAGGCTAATTATGTGGGCTTGCATAGTTTTGGCCGCAGATGCACACCTGAAG GTGTTGCGCTAGTTCTCTGCCAATCAGACCCCGTGCTAAATGATGGGCAGAGCAAAGGTGATGCATCAAGACAAGCTGTCATTGATGGAGTTCGTAAAAAGTTCATAGAGAAAGTTGTGGCAGaacatgaagatgatgacgatggaTCATCAAGTGATTAG
- the LOC104422690 gene encoding 50S ribosomal protein L13, translated as MATQAATFNGNMKKALAGLRRINLEGLRWKVFDAKGQVLGRLASQIATVVQGKDKPTYAPNRDDGDMCIVLNAKDVCVTGRKMTDKVYYWHTGYVGHLKERTLKDQMAKDPTEVIRKAVLRMLPRNKLRDDRDRKLRIFTGSEHPFADRPLESYVMPPRRVREMRPRARRAMIRAQKKAEQQQQESPDTKKGKKREKTLEDSE; from the exons ATGGCGACTCAAGCCGCTACATTTAACGGCAACATGAAG AAAGCGCTTGCGGGCTTGAGACGTATCAATCTGGAAGGACTGCGGTGGAAAGTGTTTGATGCGAAAGGCCAG gTTCTTGGGAGACTAGCTTCTCAGATAGCAACTGTGGTCCAAGGCAAGGATAAGCCCACATACGCTCCTAATCGGGATGATGGGGACATGTGCATTGTGCTTAATGCAAAGGATGTTTGTGTCACAGGGAGAAAGATGACAGATAAAGTTTATTACTGGCATACTGG GTATGTGGGTCACCTCAAGGAAAGGACCTTAAAGGACCAAATGGCGAAGGACCCCACGGAAGTCATTAGGAAAGCAGTTCTCCGCATGCTTCCGAGAAACAAATTGCGTGAT GATAGAGACAGAAAACTCAGAATATTTACTGGTAGCGAACACCCTTTTGCTGACCGTCCTCTTGAGTCTTATGTGATGCCTCCTAGACGAGTACGAGAAATGCGACCTCGTGCAAGACGTGCTATGATTCGAGCTCAGAAAAAGGCTGAGCAACAACAGCAGGAAAGCCCCGACACAAAGAAGggtaagaagagagagaagacccTAGAAGACAGTGAATGA
- the LOC104422691 gene encoding sister chromatid cohesion 1 protein 2 isoform X2 encodes MFHSLSLSTKGPLGSVWVAAYCYKRLKKAQVAETDIPISVDKILQDELNVVTYRVSGYFLLGVVRIYSKKVEYLFDDCHKVLIKVKEFVVSENEKHDSCADILGAPRTLISLPKRFELDAFDLEIVEDVIGGNLVLPEEITLRDDMWRNKEIAQSSLKKHHREEGTGHYDTSSSDNATVKGMGTSDNQNYTSVERLRDDRFEEECPGSLTFLGIGGSSLDPDWWFGEDNQADEQQMSHAEVSPASGEKLQDDIDLQKPKKNSVTDGTGLEPLALIDTVVEEPFSHPQILKLPEPLLTETGEHEVLKTPEKQDVQGAPTPDFMLIPTPTPKERPRTKRKRKCLCDDLIVLPNAVIRKSICDASDLVCKRRKVPHKAYAVWKATRLSNATVRFFEPLLPCISADLRNLFLRKDVEFLIPQEAAVVCEKGDGPETLVSQEAVGVCQEGKLLEVCTDDNMVELGIAPETPVRSSSSRRPFESPNVSSPDGTKPEKSYEIASLGQDLPMVEDQDLGFSLVNEEMSSSAGHNHDECGWTGRTRIVARHLQRLSHKQRKGGEEDVLRLSQVSRGKTKKESARLFYEILVLKSKGYIEVEQEEAHGDILMRRLPKWEQAFGANGP; translated from the exons ATGTTCCATTCACTGAGCCTCTCGACGAAGGGACCTCTGGGCTCGGTCTGGGTCGCTGCCTATTGCTACAAGCGCCTCAAGAAGGCGCAGGTCGCCGAGACCGACATTCCCATCTCCGTCG aTAAGATTTTGCAGGATGAATTAAATGTCGTCACGTATAGAGTGTCAGGCTACTTTCTTCTCGGGGTTGTGAGGATATACTCGAAGAAGGTGGAGTATTTGTTTGACGACTGCCATAAGGTGCTTATCAAAGTGAAGGAATTTGTGGTAAGCGAGAATGAAAAACATGACTCATGTGCCGATATACTGGGTGCTCCTCGTACCTTGATCAGTCTCCCAAAGAGATTCGAACTCGATGCTTTTGATCTGGAGATCGTTGAAGATGTTATTGG TGGTAATCTGGTGCTGCCGGAAGAGATCACCCTTCGAG ATGATATGTGGAGAAATAAGGAAATAGCCCAGTCCTCTCTAAAGAAG CATCATCGGGAAGAAGGAACTGGTCATTATGACACTTCCTCCTCTGACAATGCCACAGTGAAAGG AATGGGCACATCAGATAATCAGAATTACACCAGCGTGGAGAGGCTTCGAGAtgatagatttgaagaagaatgTCCAGGTTCTCTCACTTTTCTCGGCATTGGAGGAAGTTCTTTAGATCCTGATTGGTGGTTTGGTGAAGATAATCAAGCTGATGAGCAGCAGATGAGCCATGCAGAGGTGTCACCAGCCAGTGGTGAGAAGCTTCAGGATGATATAGATCTTcagaaaccaaagaaaaattCTGTGACAGATGGGACTGGCTTGGAACCTTTGGCACTAATTGACACAGTTGTGGAGGAGCCTTTTTCCCATCCACAGATACTCAAGCTTCCTGAACCGCTGTTAACTGAAACCGGAGAGCATGAGGTTCTCAAAACACCAGAAAAGCAAGATGTTCAAG GTGCTCCCACACCTGATTTCATGCTTATTCCTACACCAACCCCCAAGGAGCGGCCGCGGACAAAGAGGAAACGGAAGTGCCTATGTGATGATCTAATTGTGCTGCCTAATGC GGTCATCAGGAAAAGCATTTGTGATGCAAGCGATTTGGTGTGCAAACGAAGGAAGGTTCCTCACAAGGCTTATGCTGTGTGGAAAGCCACCAGATTATCCAATGCGACCGTTAGGTTCTTTGAGCCCCTCCTTCCTT GTATTTCGGCAGACCTCAGAAATCTCTTTCTTAGGAAAGATGTTGAATTTTTGATACCTCAGGAAGCTGCTGTAGTTTGTGAAAAGGGCGATGGACCAGAGACGTTGGTATCTCAGGAAGCTGTGGGAGTTTGTCAAGAGGGCAAGTTACTAGAAGTTTGTACTGATGATAACATGGTTGAGTTGGGAATAGCCCCAGAAACACCCGTCCGAAGCTCATCATCAAGGAGACCCTTTGAAAGCCCAAATGTTAGTAGTCCAGATGGAACGAAGCCCGAAAAATCCTATGAAATTGCAAGTTTGGGTCAAGACCTGCCCATGGTTGAGGATCAAGACCTTGGTTTTAGTCTTGTGAATGAG GAAATGAGCTCATCTGCAGGACATAACCACGATGAAT GTGGATGGACGGGGAGAACAAG AATTGTGGCAAGACACTTGCAAAGGTTATCccataaacaaagaaaagggggagaggAAGATGTGCTTCGCTTGTCGCAGGTTTCACGggggaaaacaaaaaaggaaagtgcAAGGCTCTTCTATGAAATACTG GTGCTGAAAAGCAAGGGTTACATCGAAGTAGAGCAAGAGGAGGCTCATGGCGACATTCTCATGAGGCGGCTTCCCAAATGGGAACAAGCTTTTGGAGCCAATGGCCCATGA
- the LOC104422691 gene encoding sister chromatid cohesion 1 protein 2 isoform X1 has translation MFHSLSLSTKGPLGSVWVAAYCYKRLKKAQVAETDIPISVDKILQDELNVVTYRVSGYFLLGVVRIYSKKVEYLFDDCHKVLIKVKEFVVSENEKHDSCADILGAPRTLISLPKRFELDAFDLEIVEDVIGGNLVLPEEITLRDDMWRNKEIAQSSLKKHHREEGTGHYDTSSSDNATVKGMGTSDNQNYTSVERLRDDRFEEECPGSLTFLGIGGSSLDPDWWFGEDNQADEQQMSHAEVSPASGEKLQDDIDLQKPKKNSVTDGTGLEPLALIDTVVEEPFSHPQILKLPEPLLTETGEHEVLKTPEKQDVQGAPTPDFMLIPTPTPKERPRTKRKRKCLCDDLIVLPNAVIRKSICDASDLVCKRRKVPHKAYAVWKATRLSNATVRFFEPLLPSGISADLRNLFLRKDVEFLIPQEAAVVCEKGDGPETLVSQEAVGVCQEGKLLEVCTDDNMVELGIAPETPVRSSSSRRPFESPNVSSPDGTKPEKSYEIASLGQDLPMVEDQDLGFSLVNEEMSSSAGHNHDECGWTGRTRIVARHLQRLSHKQRKGGEEDVLRLSQVSRGKTKKESARLFYEILVLKSKGYIEVEQEEAHGDILMRRLPKWEQAFGANGP, from the exons ATGTTCCATTCACTGAGCCTCTCGACGAAGGGACCTCTGGGCTCGGTCTGGGTCGCTGCCTATTGCTACAAGCGCCTCAAGAAGGCGCAGGTCGCCGAGACCGACATTCCCATCTCCGTCG aTAAGATTTTGCAGGATGAATTAAATGTCGTCACGTATAGAGTGTCAGGCTACTTTCTTCTCGGGGTTGTGAGGATATACTCGAAGAAGGTGGAGTATTTGTTTGACGACTGCCATAAGGTGCTTATCAAAGTGAAGGAATTTGTGGTAAGCGAGAATGAAAAACATGACTCATGTGCCGATATACTGGGTGCTCCTCGTACCTTGATCAGTCTCCCAAAGAGATTCGAACTCGATGCTTTTGATCTGGAGATCGTTGAAGATGTTATTGG TGGTAATCTGGTGCTGCCGGAAGAGATCACCCTTCGAG ATGATATGTGGAGAAATAAGGAAATAGCCCAGTCCTCTCTAAAGAAG CATCATCGGGAAGAAGGAACTGGTCATTATGACACTTCCTCCTCTGACAATGCCACAGTGAAAGG AATGGGCACATCAGATAATCAGAATTACACCAGCGTGGAGAGGCTTCGAGAtgatagatttgaagaagaatgTCCAGGTTCTCTCACTTTTCTCGGCATTGGAGGAAGTTCTTTAGATCCTGATTGGTGGTTTGGTGAAGATAATCAAGCTGATGAGCAGCAGATGAGCCATGCAGAGGTGTCACCAGCCAGTGGTGAGAAGCTTCAGGATGATATAGATCTTcagaaaccaaagaaaaattCTGTGACAGATGGGACTGGCTTGGAACCTTTGGCACTAATTGACACAGTTGTGGAGGAGCCTTTTTCCCATCCACAGATACTCAAGCTTCCTGAACCGCTGTTAACTGAAACCGGAGAGCATGAGGTTCTCAAAACACCAGAAAAGCAAGATGTTCAAG GTGCTCCCACACCTGATTTCATGCTTATTCCTACACCAACCCCCAAGGAGCGGCCGCGGACAAAGAGGAAACGGAAGTGCCTATGTGATGATCTAATTGTGCTGCCTAATGC GGTCATCAGGAAAAGCATTTGTGATGCAAGCGATTTGGTGTGCAAACGAAGGAAGGTTCCTCACAAGGCTTATGCTGTGTGGAAAGCCACCAGATTATCCAATGCGACCGTTAGGTTCTTTGAGCCCCTCCTTCCTT CAGGTATTTCGGCAGACCTCAGAAATCTCTTTCTTAGGAAAGATGTTGAATTTTTGATACCTCAGGAAGCTGCTGTAGTTTGTGAAAAGGGCGATGGACCAGAGACGTTGGTATCTCAGGAAGCTGTGGGAGTTTGTCAAGAGGGCAAGTTACTAGAAGTTTGTACTGATGATAACATGGTTGAGTTGGGAATAGCCCCAGAAACACCCGTCCGAAGCTCATCATCAAGGAGACCCTTTGAAAGCCCAAATGTTAGTAGTCCAGATGGAACGAAGCCCGAAAAATCCTATGAAATTGCAAGTTTGGGTCAAGACCTGCCCATGGTTGAGGATCAAGACCTTGGTTTTAGTCTTGTGAATGAG GAAATGAGCTCATCTGCAGGACATAACCACGATGAAT GTGGATGGACGGGGAGAACAAG AATTGTGGCAAGACACTTGCAAAGGTTATCccataaacaaagaaaagggggagaggAAGATGTGCTTCGCTTGTCGCAGGTTTCACGggggaaaacaaaaaaggaaagtgcAAGGCTCTTCTATGAAATACTG GTGCTGAAAAGCAAGGGTTACATCGAAGTAGAGCAAGAGGAGGCTCATGGCGACATTCTCATGAGGCGGCTTCCCAAATGGGAACAAGCTTTTGGAGCCAATGGCCCATGA
- the LOC104422693 gene encoding transcription termination factor MTERF5, chloroplastic — protein sequence MRAFCAVRVSQLSLLSRPLFSSRVQLSFPVKLFSCQAKYAADSGLDGSVSLRVVSPTLLAAEKEEAKAVLTLFLKKQGLSNTVAARTINKSDLFIEHLVSRLHYVHKSRYLVGRELTTLEIRDALIPYLESLLEEHGNILVDVVENFPDPPLKEKVVAPSPPPLPSPSSLDNKKLKAVSRVSQANPPPHIVYLLELGMTLEQIKGITRRFPAFAYYSLEGKIKPVVEFLLDLGVPKNEIPIILNKRPQLCGISLSENLIPTMTFLENLGVDKKRWAKVIYRFPAFLTYSRQKVKATVDFLYEMGLSEKSIGKILTHCPNIISYSVEDKLRPTAEYFHSMGVDVAVLFHRSPQTFGLSIEAHLKPITEFFLERGYSMEEVKTMICRYGALYTLSLAKNLIPKWDFFLTMDYPQSELIKFPQYFGYSLEERIKPRYARMKECGVHLLLNQVLSLSARDFEKALTKKMGKALPDDAEA from the exons ATGAGAGCTTTCTGCGCAGTTCGCGTCTCTCAGCTCTCGCTCCTTTCAAGACCCCTCTTTTCCTCCAG GGTGCAGCTTTCTTTTCCAGTGAAACTCTTTTCCTGCCAAGCTAAGTATG CTGCTGATTCTGGGCTAGATGGTTCTGTCAGTTTGAGAGTGGTGTCTCCAACCTTATTGGcagcagaaaaagaagaagccaaggCCGTCTTAACCTTGTTCTTGAAAAAGCAAGGTTTAAGCAATACGGTAGCTGCGAGGACTATCAACAAGTCCGATCTTTTCATTGAGCATCTTGTATCAAGGCTTCATTATGTTCACAAGTCTCGGTATCTAGTAG GCCGAGAGCTCACAACTCTTGAAATAAGGGATGCGTTAATTCCTTACCTCGAGTCCCTTCTCGAGGAGCATGGAAACATCCTGGTAGATGTGGTGGAGAATTTTCCTGATCCACCTCTTAAAGAGAAGGTAGTTGCACCTAGTCCTCCACCTCTTCCATCTCCTTCAAGCCTGGACAATAAAAAGCTAAAAGCTGTCTCCAGAGTGAGCCAGGCTAATCCTCCTCCTCATATTGTTTACCTATTAGAACTTGGTATGACCCTTGAGCAGATCAAGGGAATTACGCGCAGATTCCCTGCTTTTGCTTACTATAGCTTGGAGGGGAAAATCAAGCCGGTGGTTGAGTTCCTTCTTGATCTTGGGGTACCAAAGAATGAAATTCCAATTATCCTCAACAAAAGGCCGCAGTTATGTGGAATTAGTCTCTCAGAGAATCTAATACCCACAATGACATTCCTGGAGAACTTGGGCGTGGATAAGAAACGATGGGCTAAAGTTATATACCGCTTTCCTGCGTTCCTCACTTACAGCAGACAGAAGGTTAAGGCAACGGTTGATTTCCTTTATGAGATGGGTCTCTCAGAGAAGAGCATAGGGAAGATTCTAACTCACTGCCCAAATATTATAAGTTACAGTGTGGAGGACAAGCTACGACCAACAGCTGAGTACTTCCACTCAATGGGGGTTGATGTGGCTGTTCTTTTTCACCGTTCACCTCAGACTTTTGGCCTTAGTATCGAGGCTCACTTGAAACCCATTACGGAATTTTTCTTGGAGAGAGGATACAGTATGGAAGAAGTTAAGACTATGATATGCAGGTATGGAGCTTTATACACTTTGAGCTTGGCTAAGAATTTGATACCAAAATGGGACTTCTTCTTGACCATGGACTATCCACAATCAGAGCTGATCAAGTTCCCTCAGTATTTCGGCTATAGTTtggaagagagaattaaacCGAGATATGCTCGTATGAAGGAGTGCGGAGTTCATTTGCTGCTGAACCAGGTGTTGTCATTGTCTGCTCGAGATTTTGAAAAGGCTTTGACGAAGAAAATGGGCAAAGCGCTTCCTGACGACGCTGAAGCCTGA
- the LOC104423928 gene encoding protoporphyrinogen oxidase, mitochondrial isoform X1 yields the protein MSSATGADISSPAKRVAVVGAGVSGLAAAHKLKSNGVDVTVYEAEGRIGGKLRSVSQGGLIWDEGANTMTESEEEVRNLLNELGIQEKQQYPLSQHKRYIVRNGMPVLIPTNPIALIKSNILSTQSKFKIILEPLLWKKRNNSLTSGDGQESVGGFFERHFGREVVDYLIDPVVAGTSGGDPESLSMRHAFPELWNLEERFGSILAGAIKSRLSAKREKKGELKSSPEKKKRQRGSFSFQGGMQTLANMLCQKLSQDDLKLKSKVLSLSYSHDGVPAAGDWSVSYSSDHTKHLQDSTFDAVIMTAPLCNVKELKITKRGNHFPLNFIPEITYAPLSVMITTFRKENVKRPLEGFGILVPSAEQKNGLRTLGTLFSSMMFPDRAPTDLYLYTTFIGGSRNRELAKASKDELKQIVTSDLSQLLGAEGEPTFVNHFYWSKAFPSYGRNYDLVLQAIKKLEEDLPGFFYAGNHKDGLSVGKAMASGCRAADLVISYLNSSSDAIENPGED from the exons ATGAGTTCGGCCACAGGAGCAGACATTTCGA GTCCTGCAAAGAGAGTTGCAGTCGTCGGTGCCGGCGTTAG TGGACTTGCTGCAGCGCACAAGTTGAAGTCAAATGGTGTGGATGTTACTGTATATGAAGCTGAAGGGAGAATTGGAGGGAAGCTGAGGAGTGTCTCACAAGGCGGTCTAATTTGGGATGAAGGAGCAAATACCATG ACTGAGAGTGAAGAGGAGGTCAGAAATCTGCTTAATGAGCTTGGAATTCAAGAAAAGCAGCAATAT CCACTTTCACAGCACAAAAGATATATAGTCAGAAATGGAATGCCTGTGCTG ATTCCAACTAATCCCATTGCACTGATCAAGAGCAACATACTTTCTACTCAGTCGAAG TTTAAGATTATTCTGGAGCCCCTTctgtggaagaaaagaaataattcaCTAACGTCTGGTGATGGGCAAGAAAG TGTAGGCGGGTTTTTTGAGCGTCATTTTGGCAGAGAG GTTGTTGATTACCTCATCGACCCAGTTGTTGCTGGTACAAGTGGTGGTGATCCTGAATCTCTTTCT ATGCGCCATGCTTTTCCAGAGTTATGGAATTTAGAGGAACG GTTTGGTTCCATTTTAGCTGGGGCAATTAAATCGAGGCTATCagccaaaagagagaaaaaaggagaacTAAAGAGCTCTCCTGAGAAAAAAAAGCGTCAAAGaggttcattttcttttcaggGTGGAATGCAG ACACTTGCCAACATGTTGTGTCAGAAGCTTAGCCAGGATGACCTTAAATTGAAATCAAAGGTTTTGTCGTTGTCGTACAGTCATGATGGTGTACCTGCAGCAGGGGATTGGTCAGTTTCTTACTCTTCTGACCATACCAAGCATTTACAAGACTCGACATTTGATGCTGTGATCATGACG GCTCCATTATGCAATGTTAAGGAATTGAAGATTACGAAAAGGGGAAACCACTTTCCGCTTAACTTCATCCCTGAG ATAACTTACGCGCCACTGTCAGTCATGATTACTACCTTCAGGAAGGAGAACGTGAAGAGACCACTTGAGGGATTTGGAATTCTTGTTCCCTCAGCGGAGCAGAAAAATGGGTTGAGGACTCTTG GAACACTCTTTTCCTCCATGATGTTTCCAGACCGTGCACCTACTGACCTGTACCTATACACAACCTTTATTGGGGGAAGTCGAAACAGAGAACTTGCAAAAGCTTCGAA AGATGAGCTAAAGCAGATAGTTACTTCTGATCTAAGCCAGTTGCTGGGAGCTGAGGGAGAGCCCACATTTGTGAA CCACTTTTACTGGAGTAAAGCATTCCCCTCGTATGGGCGGAACTATGACTTGGTTCTGCAAGCAATCAAGAAGTTGGAAGAAGATCTTCCTGGATTCTTCTATGCAg GTAACCACAAGGATGGGCTGTCTGTTGGCAAAGCTATGGCGTCGGGCTGCAGAGCAGCTGATCTTGTGATATCCTATCTCAACTCTTCTTCAGATGCGATCGAGAACCCCGGTGAAGATTGA
- the LOC104423928 gene encoding protoporphyrinogen oxidase, mitochondrial isoform X2, with protein MSSATGADISSPAKRVAVVGAGVSGLAAAHKLKSNGVDVTVYEAEGRIGGKLRSVSQGGLIWDEGANTMTESEEEVRNLLNELGIQEKQQYPLSQHKRYIVRNGMPVLFKIILEPLLWKKRNNSLTSGDGQESVGGFFERHFGREVVDYLIDPVVAGTSGGDPESLSMRHAFPELWNLEERFGSILAGAIKSRLSAKREKKGELKSSPEKKKRQRGSFSFQGGMQTLANMLCQKLSQDDLKLKSKVLSLSYSHDGVPAAGDWSVSYSSDHTKHLQDSTFDAVIMTAPLCNVKELKITKRGNHFPLNFIPEITYAPLSVMITTFRKENVKRPLEGFGILVPSAEQKNGLRTLGTLFSSMMFPDRAPTDLYLYTTFIGGSRNRELAKASKDELKQIVTSDLSQLLGAEGEPTFVNHFYWSKAFPSYGRNYDLVLQAIKKLEEDLPGFFYAGNHKDGLSVGKAMASGCRAADLVISYLNSSSDAIENPGED; from the exons ATGAGTTCGGCCACAGGAGCAGACATTTCGA GTCCTGCAAAGAGAGTTGCAGTCGTCGGTGCCGGCGTTAG TGGACTTGCTGCAGCGCACAAGTTGAAGTCAAATGGTGTGGATGTTACTGTATATGAAGCTGAAGGGAGAATTGGAGGGAAGCTGAGGAGTGTCTCACAAGGCGGTCTAATTTGGGATGAAGGAGCAAATACCATG ACTGAGAGTGAAGAGGAGGTCAGAAATCTGCTTAATGAGCTTGGAATTCAAGAAAAGCAGCAATAT CCACTTTCACAGCACAAAAGATATATAGTCAGAAATGGAATGCCTGTGCTG TTTAAGATTATTCTGGAGCCCCTTctgtggaagaaaagaaataattcaCTAACGTCTGGTGATGGGCAAGAAAG TGTAGGCGGGTTTTTTGAGCGTCATTTTGGCAGAGAG GTTGTTGATTACCTCATCGACCCAGTTGTTGCTGGTACAAGTGGTGGTGATCCTGAATCTCTTTCT ATGCGCCATGCTTTTCCAGAGTTATGGAATTTAGAGGAACG GTTTGGTTCCATTTTAGCTGGGGCAATTAAATCGAGGCTATCagccaaaagagagaaaaaaggagaacTAAAGAGCTCTCCTGAGAAAAAAAAGCGTCAAAGaggttcattttcttttcaggGTGGAATGCAG ACACTTGCCAACATGTTGTGTCAGAAGCTTAGCCAGGATGACCTTAAATTGAAATCAAAGGTTTTGTCGTTGTCGTACAGTCATGATGGTGTACCTGCAGCAGGGGATTGGTCAGTTTCTTACTCTTCTGACCATACCAAGCATTTACAAGACTCGACATTTGATGCTGTGATCATGACG GCTCCATTATGCAATGTTAAGGAATTGAAGATTACGAAAAGGGGAAACCACTTTCCGCTTAACTTCATCCCTGAG ATAACTTACGCGCCACTGTCAGTCATGATTACTACCTTCAGGAAGGAGAACGTGAAGAGACCACTTGAGGGATTTGGAATTCTTGTTCCCTCAGCGGAGCAGAAAAATGGGTTGAGGACTCTTG GAACACTCTTTTCCTCCATGATGTTTCCAGACCGTGCACCTACTGACCTGTACCTATACACAACCTTTATTGGGGGAAGTCGAAACAGAGAACTTGCAAAAGCTTCGAA AGATGAGCTAAAGCAGATAGTTACTTCTGATCTAAGCCAGTTGCTGGGAGCTGAGGGAGAGCCCACATTTGTGAA CCACTTTTACTGGAGTAAAGCATTCCCCTCGTATGGGCGGAACTATGACTTGGTTCTGCAAGCAATCAAGAAGTTGGAAGAAGATCTTCCTGGATTCTTCTATGCAg GTAACCACAAGGATGGGCTGTCTGTTGGCAAAGCTATGGCGTCGGGCTGCAGAGCAGCTGATCTTGTGATATCCTATCTCAACTCTTCTTCAGATGCGATCGAGAACCCCGGTGAAGATTGA